The proteins below are encoded in one region of Nocardioides marmorisolisilvae:
- a CDS encoding SCO family protein translates to MRLPRFRRPALAVAVLALLLVASGCGSSPVPAPGPNVGTALDGAIPKAILDLPLRDSAGRVRHLSDFAGKVLVISDSMTLCQETCPLDTASVVHTARRVAAASDSSRVEFLTITVDPQRDTVPQLRAYRRLYAGPSNWLTLTGRPQVVDELWKYFGVYRKKVPADQPPPHNWRTGKVLTYDVQHSDEVFFLDGRQRERFILEGAPVVPDKAQIPKRVYRFLSKDGRKNVAHPADTAWTEAQAVDVVSWLLDRRIA, encoded by the coding sequence GTGAGACTTCCCCGTTTCCGACGTCCTGCGCTCGCCGTGGCCGTGCTCGCCCTGCTGCTGGTCGCCAGTGGGTGCGGATCCTCCCCGGTGCCCGCGCCCGGACCCAACGTCGGCACTGCCCTCGACGGCGCCATCCCGAAGGCGATCCTGGACCTGCCGTTGCGGGACTCCGCCGGTCGTGTTCGGCACCTGTCGGACTTCGCCGGCAAGGTCCTGGTCATCTCCGACTCGATGACGCTCTGCCAGGAGACCTGTCCGCTGGACACGGCCTCGGTGGTGCACACGGCGCGACGCGTGGCCGCCGCCAGCGACTCCTCGCGGGTCGAGTTCCTGACCATCACGGTCGACCCCCAGCGGGACACCGTGCCGCAGTTGCGCGCCTACCGGCGGCTGTACGCCGGCCCCTCGAACTGGCTCACCCTCACCGGTCGGCCGCAGGTCGTCGACGAGCTGTGGAAGTACTTCGGCGTCTACCGCAAGAAGGTTCCCGCCGACCAACCGCCGCCGCACAACTGGCGCACCGGCAAGGTGCTCACCTATGACGTCCAGCACTCCGACGAGGTCTTCTTCCTCGACGGCCGGCAGCGCGAGCGGTTCATCCTCGAGGGTGCTCCGGTGGTGCCCGACAAGGCTCAGATCCCCAAGCGGGTCTATCGGTTCCTGAGCAAGGACGGTCGGAAGAACGTCGCCCATCCCGCCGACACGGCCTGGACCGAGGCGCAGGCGGTCGACGTGGTGAGCTGGCTGCTGGACCGGCGGATCGCCTGA
- a CDS encoding cytochrome c oxidase assembly protein — protein sequence MPSMTGLPPFGWHAVLTSWHLRPGWLVAGLILLVVYGAAVRAARRRGRPVHPVRAVCWVVGVVLMVLTVSSAFDIYAMSVFWVHMIEHLLLIMLVPAFLVLGSPLATIGAALGDGARARYLAALRSSPVAGLTSPLTGLAVYTMVIVGTHLTSFMDQMVMHTWLMSAEQILYVVAGWLLMLTLIGGEPIRWELPYLFRIGLILVGMTPDTIVGIVLMQTESNPWPMMFSMHPAWAPDPISDVQTGGALMWAAGDGLMMCLALGVMVALLSGDGRRAQFLGPWLENVRRSTLAEHVASGGGEQVAADIDPDGEDALAAYNRMLGRLNDHG from the coding sequence ATGCCCTCCATGACCGGACTTCCGCCGTTCGGCTGGCACGCCGTGCTGACCAGCTGGCACCTGCGACCGGGCTGGCTGGTCGCCGGTCTGATCCTCCTCGTGGTGTACGGCGCCGCCGTACGCGCCGCCCGTCGACGTGGCCGGCCGGTCCACCCGGTGCGGGCGGTGTGCTGGGTCGTCGGCGTGGTGCTGATGGTGCTCACGGTCAGCTCCGCCTTCGACATCTACGCGATGTCGGTCTTCTGGGTGCACATGATCGAGCACCTGCTGCTGATCATGTTGGTGCCTGCCTTCCTGGTGCTGGGAAGCCCGCTCGCCACGATCGGCGCCGCTCTTGGCGACGGCGCCCGGGCGCGCTACCTCGCTGCCCTCCGGTCGTCCCCGGTCGCGGGGCTGACCAGCCCGCTCACCGGCCTGGCCGTATACACGATGGTGATCGTCGGCACCCACCTGACCTCCTTCATGGACCAGATGGTGATGCACACCTGGCTGATGAGCGCCGAGCAGATCCTCTACGTCGTGGCGGGCTGGCTGCTGATGCTCACCCTGATCGGCGGGGAGCCGATCCGCTGGGAGCTGCCCTACCTCTTCCGGATCGGGCTGATCCTGGTCGGGATGACCCCGGACACCATCGTCGGCATCGTGCTGATGCAGACCGAGTCCAACCCGTGGCCGATGATGTTCAGCATGCATCCGGCGTGGGCGCCGGATCCCATCTCCGACGTGCAGACCGGTGGCGCGCTGATGTGGGCCGCCGGCGACGGACTGATGATGTGCCTGGCCCTCGGTGTGATGGTGGCGCTGCTCTCGGGCGACGGCCGACGGGCGCAGTTCCTGGGCCCGTGGCTGGAGAACGTCCGGCGCAGCACGCTCGCCGAGCACGTGGCCAGCGGCGGCGGCGAGCAGGTCGCGGCCGACATCGATCCCGACGGCGAGGACGCCCTGGCGGCGTACAACCGGATGCTCGGCCGGCTCAACGACCACGGCTGA
- a CDS encoding extracellular solute-binding protein, with the protein MSPQEPHPSRRIRRTLAVAAALAMAGGVLTACGGSSGKPTLTWYINPDPSQPANFKGPFGQAGIAARCSTSKYTIQVQELPGDATQQRIQLARRLAAGDTGIDLMSLDPVFTGEFANAGFLAPLPDSLQSSLKSVTLPGAVSGATWGGRLAVAPLWANTQLLWYRKSFAQKAGLDMSKPVTWDQIIKAASQNGGTVGVQANKYEGYSVWINALVAGAGGSIIQNAAKGDNATITIDSTAGKQAAAVIDELSHSKAAEGDLSVSNEGTVLGPFATPQGAFQVNWTFIYANYKADKATFNDLGWTRYPETVAGKPSRPPLGGINIGINKATTHRADAYAATRCITSEANQVRYAIETGNMPARTSAYNAPDLRKAYPANLLAAFRSSLQAAAPRPVSPYWSDISSAIQSTWHPPTSVNSSTPQKSASFISDVLKGRKLL; encoded by the coding sequence ATGTCACCTCAGGAGCCTCACCCGTCACGCCGGATCCGTAGGACGCTCGCGGTCGCTGCGGCGCTGGCCATGGCGGGAGGTGTTCTCACCGCGTGTGGCGGAAGCTCCGGCAAGCCGACCCTGACGTGGTACATCAACCCGGACCCGAGCCAGCCGGCGAACTTCAAGGGCCCGTTCGGTCAGGCCGGCATCGCCGCGCGTTGCAGCACGTCCAAGTACACGATCCAGGTGCAGGAGCTGCCCGGGGACGCCACCCAGCAGCGCATCCAGTTGGCCCGGCGCCTGGCGGCCGGCGACACCGGCATCGACCTGATGAGCCTCGACCCGGTCTTCACCGGCGAGTTCGCCAATGCCGGGTTCCTGGCCCCGCTGCCCGACTCGCTGCAGTCGAGCCTGAAGTCGGTGACGCTGCCTGGAGCGGTCAGCGGCGCCACCTGGGGCGGCCGGCTCGCGGTCGCACCGCTGTGGGCGAACACCCAGCTGCTGTGGTACCGCAAGTCGTTCGCCCAGAAGGCCGGCCTCGACATGAGCAAGCCGGTGACCTGGGACCAGATCATCAAGGCCGCCAGCCAGAACGGCGGCACGGTCGGGGTGCAGGCCAACAAGTACGAGGGCTACTCGGTCTGGATCAACGCGCTGGTCGCCGGGGCCGGCGGCTCGATCATCCAGAACGCCGCGAAGGGCGACAACGCCACGATCACGATCGACTCCACCGCCGGCAAGCAGGCGGCCGCGGTGATCGACGAGCTGTCCCACTCCAAGGCGGCCGAGGGTGACCTCTCGGTGTCCAACGAGGGCACCGTGCTCGGCCCGTTCGCCACGCCGCAGGGAGCGTTCCAGGTCAACTGGACGTTCATCTACGCCAACTACAAGGCAGACAAGGCGACGTTCAACGACCTCGGCTGGACGCGCTACCCGGAGACCGTCGCCGGCAAGCCGTCCCGACCGCCGCTGGGTGGGATCAACATCGGCATCAACAAGGCCACCACCCACCGCGCCGACGCGTACGCCGCCACCCGGTGCATCACCTCGGAGGCCAATCAGGTGCGCTATGCGATCGAGACCGGGAACATGCCGGCGCGGACCTCGGCGTACAACGCGCCGGATCTTCGCAAGGCCTACCCGGCCAATCTGCTGGCAGCGTTCCGGAGCAGCCTGCAGGCAGCAGCGCCACGGCCGGTGTCGCCGTACTGGAGCGACATCTCCAGCGCCATCCAGTCGACCTGGCACCCACCGACATCGGTGAACTCCTCCACCCCCCAGAAGTCGGCGAGCTTCATCTCCGACGTGCTCAAGGGAAGGAAGCTGCTATGA
- a CDS encoding carbohydrate ABC transporter permease: MTTMVATAQVKAKASDRTIAENRLGLKLVAPAVVVMVLVTAWPMIQALYLSLFKYRLTVPDDRAFTGLGNYATILSDSLFWKDTLNTIIIMIVTVAIELVIGFAFAMVMHRIVFARGLMRTAILIPYGIITVVSAFAWQFAFSLNNGFVDGWFHWLPWIGTDTNWYGDHWHAMFAIMVSEIWKTTPFMSLLLLAGLSQVSEDMIEAAKVDGATWTQRLVKVILPNMRAAIMVAVLFRALDAYRIFDNIFIMTKGAQDTESSSFLTYRQVIEQFQLGMGSALSVLLFLSVLLIAFILVKLFKVDLAAARGEA; the protein is encoded by the coding sequence ATGACGACCATGGTGGCCACCGCTCAGGTGAAGGCCAAGGCCAGTGACCGGACCATCGCGGAGAATCGGCTCGGGCTGAAGCTGGTCGCACCCGCGGTCGTGGTCATGGTGCTGGTGACCGCGTGGCCGATGATCCAGGCGCTCTACCTGTCGCTGTTCAAGTACCGGCTGACAGTGCCGGACGACCGTGCCTTCACCGGCCTGGGCAACTACGCGACGATCCTGAGCGACTCGCTGTTCTGGAAGGACACGCTGAACACCATCATCATCATGATCGTCACCGTGGCGATCGAGCTGGTGATCGGGTTCGCCTTCGCGATGGTGATGCACCGCATCGTCTTCGCGCGAGGCCTGATGCGCACCGCGATCCTGATCCCCTACGGGATCATCACGGTCGTCTCGGCCTTCGCGTGGCAGTTCGCGTTCAGCCTCAACAACGGGTTCGTGGACGGCTGGTTCCACTGGTTGCCCTGGATCGGCACCGACACCAACTGGTACGGCGACCACTGGCACGCGATGTTCGCGATCATGGTCTCCGAGATCTGGAAGACCACCCCGTTCATGTCGCTGCTGCTGCTCGCGGGGCTCTCGCAGGTCAGCGAGGACATGATCGAGGCCGCCAAGGTCGACGGAGCCACCTGGACCCAGCGCCTGGTGAAGGTGATCCTGCCGAACATGCGTGCGGCGATCATGGTCGCCGTGCTGTTCCGGGCCCTGGACGCCTACCGGATCTTCGACAACATCTTCATCATGACCAAGGGCGCGCAGGACACTGAGTCCTCGTCGTTCCTGACCTACAGACAGGTGATCGAGCAGTTCCAGCTCGGCATGGGCTCGGCGCTGTCGGTGCTGCTGTTCTTGTCGGTGCTGCTGATCGCGTTCATCCTCGTCAAGCTGTTCAAGGTCGATCTGGCCGCGGCCCGAGGGGAGGCCTGA
- a CDS encoding carbohydrate ABC transporter permease, whose product MAGKGNASKMGPGHWLGFVLILVWCLLPVVWILMVSLKPVAETTTGSPQFLPKTWTIQNYKDILKNHDFLHALGNSFGIAIIATLLAVIFATLAAYAIARLEFKGKRVVLSIALAIAMFPVVSLVGPLFDMWRVAHLFNTWPGLIIPYLTFTLPLAIWTLSAFFREIPWEMEQAAQVDGATSWQAFRKVIVPLAAPGVFTAAILTFFFAWNEFVLAISLTSTTAARTVPAQMSFFVGSDPFNPPYSQLAAAAVVVTVPVVIIVLLFQRKIVAGLTSGAVKG is encoded by the coding sequence ATGGCCGGCAAAGGCAACGCCTCGAAGATGGGGCCGGGCCACTGGCTCGGGTTCGTGCTGATCCTGGTGTGGTGTCTGCTGCCCGTGGTGTGGATCCTGATGGTGTCGCTGAAGCCGGTCGCGGAGACCACGACCGGGAGTCCGCAGTTCCTGCCGAAGACGTGGACGATCCAGAACTACAAGGACATCTTGAAGAACCACGACTTCCTGCACGCCCTGGGCAACTCGTTCGGCATCGCGATCATCGCGACTCTGCTCGCGGTCATCTTCGCCACCCTGGCGGCGTACGCCATCGCGCGGCTCGAGTTCAAGGGCAAGCGGGTAGTGCTCTCGATCGCACTCGCGATCGCGATGTTCCCGGTCGTCTCGCTGGTCGGCCCGCTGTTCGACATGTGGCGCGTCGCCCACCTCTTCAACACCTGGCCGGGGCTGATCATCCCCTACCTGACGTTCACGCTGCCGCTGGCGATCTGGACCCTGTCGGCGTTCTTCCGCGAGATCCCGTGGGAGATGGAGCAGGCGGCCCAGGTGGACGGCGCCACCTCATGGCAGGCGTTCCGCAAGGTGATCGTGCCGTTGGCGGCGCCCGGCGTGTTCACCGCGGCGATCCTGACCTTCTTCTTCGCCTGGAACGAGTTCGTGCTCGCCATCTCGCTCACGTCCACGACCGCAGCGCGCACCGTTCCCGCCCAGATGTCGTTCTTCGTCGGGTCCGACCCGTTCAACCCGCCGTACTCACAGCTGGCCGCTGCCGCCGTCGTCGTGACGGTTCCGGTGGTCATCATCGTCCTGTTGTTCCAGCGCAAGATCGTCGCCGGTCTGACCTCCGGCGCAGTGAAGGGTTGA
- a CDS encoding ABC transporter ATP-binding protein, whose protein sequence is MAAIDMKNIVKKYGDGFPAVNDVSIDVEDGEFMILVGPSGCGKSTLLRMIVGLEDITSGDMMIGDKRVNDLAPRDRNLAMVFQNYALYPHLTVYENIAFPLRLQGHIPEAEIDAKVREASRTLELDEHLERKPGNLSGGQRQRVAMGRAIVRNADAFLFDEPLSNLDAKLRGQMRTEISRLQRRLGITTVYVTHDQTEAMTLGDRVAVLKRGVLQQLATPRELYTQPVNLFVAGFIGSPPMNFLPATVEGTSVKLPFGTVTIPQAKAEKAQDRGLLIAGIRPEHFEDASVVDPQKSSSGSAFEATVDVVEWLGNEAYAYIPFEAPPEVQQQLDQLEKDLDGEAMRTQLVVSLDGSSQIQKGEEAKIWMDAAKMHLFDPGTGENLTVGL, encoded by the coding sequence ATGGCAGCAATCGACATGAAGAACATCGTCAAGAAGTACGGCGACGGCTTCCCGGCCGTGAACGACGTGAGCATCGACGTCGAGGACGGGGAGTTCATGATCCTCGTCGGGCCGTCCGGCTGCGGCAAGTCGACCCTGCTGCGGATGATCGTCGGCCTCGAGGACATCACCTCGGGCGACATGATGATCGGCGACAAGCGGGTCAACGACCTCGCCCCCCGCGACCGGAACCTCGCGATGGTCTTCCAGAACTACGCGCTCTACCCGCACCTGACCGTCTACGAGAACATCGCCTTCCCGCTGCGCCTGCAGGGCCACATCCCTGAGGCGGAGATCGACGCCAAGGTACGGGAGGCCAGCCGGACCCTGGAGCTCGACGAGCACCTGGAGCGCAAGCCGGGCAACCTCTCCGGCGGCCAGCGCCAGCGGGTGGCGATGGGCCGGGCGATCGTCCGCAACGCCGACGCGTTCCTCTTCGACGAGCCGCTGTCCAACCTCGACGCCAAGCTGCGCGGCCAGATGCGCACCGAGATCTCACGGCTGCAACGACGGCTGGGCATCACCACCGTCTATGTCACCCACGACCAGACCGAGGCGATGACCCTCGGAGACCGGGTCGCGGTGCTCAAGCGTGGCGTGCTCCAGCAGCTGGCCACGCCGCGCGAGCTCTACACCCAGCCGGTCAACCTGTTCGTGGCCGGTTTCATCGGGTCTCCCCCGATGAACTTCCTGCCGGCGACCGTCGAGGGCACCTCGGTCAAGCTGCCCTTCGGCACCGTCACCATCCCGCAGGCGAAGGCGGAGAAGGCCCAGGACCGGGGCCTGCTGATCGCCGGGATCCGTCCCGAGCACTTCGAGGACGCCTCGGTCGTCGACCCGCAGAAGTCGTCCTCGGGCTCGGCCTTCGAGGCGACGGTGGACGTCGTGGAGTGGCTCGGCAACGAGGCCTACGCCTACATCCCCTTCGAGGCCCCTCCCGAGGTCCAGCAACAGCTCGACCAGCTCGAGAAGGATCTCGACGGCGAGGCGATGCGCACCCAGCTGGTCGTGTCGCTGGACGGCAGCAGCCAGATCCAGAAGGGCGAGGAGGCGAAGATCTGGATGGACGCCGCCAAGATGCACCTCTTCGACCCGGGCACCGGCGAGAACCTCACCGTCGGGCTCTGA
- a CDS encoding IS1380 family transposase, with product MSKSCTLDRVDVRADDENGVSDAGLLVAATLGQRLGLPELLRERVTVPGSVGANADEKCLTVIHSLLAGADCIDDLDALRAGSTGAVLGHRVAAPSTVGSFLRAFGFNHARQLDAVSRELLARSVTAGAHRGIAESVTVDIDSTLCETYGLGKDGAREVMRTGRRGYHPLLAVIAGTGDVAHARLRRGRSNDATAAPVFIKETISRLRGAGAAGEVVLRADSGFYMHGVVAACRAADVRFSVTARMIGRLRGAIEAIPEQAWTPIDYFLPGAGVAEISWTPFTQDGRGHDRTDAVPVRLIVRRTPPTDALARNRGQDPLFPIFDYHPIITDRPGQMLELEADHRRHAEVELTIRDLKYDMGMSHFPTKSFGGNAAWLILNTIAHNLTRWTTRLGLELGHVMTKKIRRRIYNVTGRLVRTGRRVILRLPRRWPWARQITAALERLRAIPAASG from the coding sequence GTGTCGAAGTCTTGCACGCTCGATCGTGTCGATGTCCGTGCTGATGATGAGAACGGCGTGTCTGATGCCGGTCTGCTGGTCGCGGCCACGCTGGGGCAGCGACTTGGGCTGCCTGAGTTGTTGCGCGAGCGGGTCACGGTGCCCGGAAGCGTGGGCGCCAATGCTGATGAGAAATGCCTGACCGTGATCCACTCCCTGCTCGCCGGCGCAGACTGCATCGACGACCTCGACGCGCTGCGTGCCGGGTCGACCGGTGCGGTGCTGGGTCATCGGGTCGCGGCGCCCTCGACGGTGGGCTCGTTCCTACGTGCCTTCGGGTTCAACCACGCCCGCCAACTCGACGCCGTCTCACGTGAGCTGCTCGCCCGATCGGTCACGGCCGGGGCGCATCGCGGCATCGCTGAATCGGTCACCGTCGATATCGACTCGACGCTGTGTGAGACCTACGGACTGGGCAAGGACGGCGCCAGGGAGGTGATGCGCACCGGCCGCCGCGGCTATCACCCACTGCTGGCGGTCATCGCCGGCACCGGCGACGTCGCTCACGCCCGGCTGCGGCGGGGCCGGTCCAACGACGCCACCGCGGCGCCGGTGTTCATCAAGGAGACCATCTCTCGGCTGCGCGGTGCTGGCGCAGCCGGGGAGGTTGTGCTCCGCGCCGACTCCGGGTTCTACATGCACGGCGTGGTGGCGGCCTGTCGGGCCGCTGACGTCCGGTTCTCGGTGACTGCTCGGATGATCGGACGGCTGCGCGGCGCGATCGAAGCGATCCCCGAGCAGGCCTGGACGCCGATCGACTACTTCCTGCCCGGTGCCGGGGTCGCCGAGATCAGCTGGACACCCTTCACCCAAGACGGCCGCGGCCACGACCGGACCGATGCGGTCCCGGTGCGGCTAATCGTGCGCCGCACCCCGCCCACCGACGCACTGGCCAGAAACCGCGGCCAGGACCCGCTGTTCCCGATCTTCGACTACCACCCGATCATCACCGACCGGCCCGGCCAGATGCTCGAGCTCGAGGCCGACCACCGTCGCCACGCCGAAGTTGAGCTGACCATCCGCGACCTCAAATACGACATGGGCATGAGCCACTTCCCGACCAAGAGCTTCGGTGGCAACGCCGCCTGGCTGATCCTCAACACCATCGCCCACAACCTCACCCGATGGACCACCCGGCTCGGCCTGGAGCTTGGACATGTGATGACCAAGAAGATCCGCCGACGCATCTACAACGTCACCGGCCGCCTGGTCCGCACCGGACGACGCGTGATCCTCCGCCTTCCTCGCCGCTGGCCATGGGCCCGCCAGATCACCGCCGCCCTCGAACGACTCCGAGCCATCCCGGCCGCCAGCGGCTGA
- a CDS encoding ABC transporter ATP-binding protein: MSSITFDRAQRWYPGADAPAVAGLELEIKDGEFMVLVGPSGCGKSTTLRMLAGLEEVDEGRILIGDRDVTDLAPKDRDIAMVFQNYALYPHMTVEENMGFALKLAGAPAAERKARVSEAAEMLGLTDYLQRKPKALSGGQRQRVAMGRAIVRAPQVFCMDEPLSNLDAKMRVQTRTDIAKLQTDLGITTVYVTHDQVEAMTMGDRVAVMKDGVLQQVDTPLNLYDRPVNVFVAGFIGSPQMNLLEGTAADGELRLGSRVLPLRTAHTGPVTIGVRPEAWRIVPADPAAIPVTVSVVEDLGADAFLYGTSDVEGTPRALTIRVSGRNVVGKGDVVHVSTDPVDVHVFDGTTGERLVG; encoded by the coding sequence ATGTCATCGATCACGTTCGACCGCGCCCAACGCTGGTATCCCGGCGCCGACGCTCCAGCCGTCGCCGGGCTGGAGCTGGAGATCAAGGACGGCGAGTTCATGGTCCTCGTGGGACCGTCCGGCTGCGGGAAGTCCACGACCCTGCGGATGCTCGCCGGCCTCGAGGAGGTCGATGAGGGCCGGATCCTGATCGGGGACCGCGATGTCACCGACCTCGCCCCCAAGGACCGCGACATCGCGATGGTGTTCCAGAACTACGCCCTCTACCCGCACATGACGGTTGAGGAGAACATGGGCTTCGCGCTCAAGCTCGCCGGCGCTCCCGCGGCCGAGCGCAAGGCCCGGGTCAGCGAGGCGGCCGAGATGCTCGGCCTCACCGACTACCTCCAGCGCAAGCCCAAGGCGCTCTCCGGCGGCCAGCGGCAGCGGGTGGCGATGGGCCGGGCGATCGTGCGGGCGCCGCAGGTGTTCTGCATGGACGAGCCGCTGTCCAACCTCGACGCGAAGATGCGGGTCCAGACCCGCACCGACATCGCGAAGCTGCAGACCGACCTCGGCATCACGACCGTCTACGTCACGCACGACCAGGTCGAGGCGATGACCATGGGCGATCGGGTCGCGGTGATGAAGGACGGCGTGCTCCAGCAGGTCGACACTCCGCTGAACCTCTACGACCGCCCGGTCAACGTCTTCGTGGCCGGCTTCATCGGCTCGCCGCAGATGAACCTGCTGGAGGGTACGGCGGCTGACGGCGAGCTGCGGCTGGGCAGCCGTGTCCTCCCGCTGCGGACCGCGCACACCGGCCCGGTCACCATCGGTGTGCGTCCCGAGGCCTGGCGGATCGTCCCCGCCGACCCGGCCGCGATCCCGGTCACGGTCTCGGTGGTCGAGGATCTCGGTGCGGACGCCTTCCTCTACGGCACCAGCGACGTCGAGGGGACGCCGCGGGCGCTCACCATCCGCGTGTCCGGTCGCAATGTCGTCGGCAAGGGCGATGTGGTGCACGTCAGCACCGACCCTGTCGACGTGCACGTCTTCGACGGCACGACGGGGGAGCGGCTGGTCGGCTGA
- a CDS encoding DUF1707 SHOCT-like domain-containing protein, translating into MAGPLEPLEPSQQRISDADRNRVAELLRVAAGDGRIDLTELDERLEATYAAKTYAELVPITGDLPTQSSGSTDPVPSGAAASSERHLAILGGFDRGGRWVVPAQMSVVAVMGGTQIDMRDAQFSAREVVVDLHVVMGGAEIVVNPGTNVVIEGTGIMGGFSGPTSRIPLELTADSPTVRVRGFAFWGGVSVARKHRR; encoded by the coding sequence ATGGCCGGACCCCTGGAGCCGTTGGAGCCGTCGCAACAGCGCATCTCGGATGCGGACCGGAACCGGGTGGCCGAGCTGCTCCGAGTGGCGGCCGGGGACGGGCGCATCGACCTGACCGAGCTCGATGAGCGGCTGGAGGCGACGTACGCCGCCAAGACGTACGCCGAGCTGGTCCCGATCACCGGCGACCTGCCTACGCAGTCGTCCGGGTCCACCGACCCGGTGCCGTCCGGCGCCGCAGCCTCCAGCGAGCGGCACCTGGCGATCCTTGGTGGCTTCGACCGGGGCGGCCGATGGGTGGTCCCCGCGCAGATGTCCGTGGTGGCGGTGATGGGTGGCACCCAGATCGACATGCGCGACGCTCAGTTCTCCGCACGCGAGGTGGTCGTCGACCTGCACGTGGTGATGGGTGGCGCCGAGATCGTGGTGAATCCCGGCACCAACGTGGTGATCGAGGGCACCGGGATCATGGGCGGCTTCAGCGGACCGACCTCGCGCATCCCGCTCGAGCTGACGGCGGACTCGCCGACGGTGCGGGTGCGCGGATTCGCCTTCTGGGGCGGAGTCAGCGTCGCCCGCAAGCACCGGCGCTGA
- a CDS encoding fumarate hydratase: MNDEPEFRYSDLLPIGADETPYRLITTEGVSTFEAGGRTFLQVEPSAIQRLTAEAMHDIAHYLRPAHLAQLRRIIDDPEASGNDRFVALDLLKNVNISAGGVLPMCQDTGTAIVMGKKSEGVVTGVEDGEWISRGVYDAYTKLNLRYSQMAPLTTFEEKNTGTNLPAQIEIYSTPTSGDPSYKFLFMAKGGGSANKSFLYQETKAVLNPVRLLEFLDEKIRSLGTAACPPYHLAVVIGGTSAEFALKTAKYASAHYLDSLPNSGSLAAHGFRDVELEEKVFELTQSFGIGAQFGGKYFCHDVRVVRLPRHGASCPVAIAVSCSADRQALGKITAEGVFLEQLETDPAQYMPDAGLAHEISGGEVVSIDLNRPMPEILAELSKHPVKTRLSLTGPLVVARDIAHAKIKERLDAGEEMPAYLKDHPVYYAGPAKTPDGMASGSFGPTTAGRMDSYVGQFQAAGGSMVMLAKGNRSKQVTEACAEHGGFYLGSIGGPAARLAQDCIRSVEVLEYPELGMEAIWRIEVEDFPAFIVVDDKGNDFFTDPAGSVTVPLSSLAPAGLRVRSAE; the protein is encoded by the coding sequence GTGAACGACGAGCCGGAATTCCGCTACTCCGACCTGCTGCCCATCGGTGCCGACGAGACGCCGTACCGGCTGATCACCACCGAGGGCGTGTCCACCTTCGAGGCCGGCGGGCGCACGTTCCTGCAGGTCGAGCCCTCAGCGATCCAACGGCTCACCGCGGAGGCGATGCACGACATCGCGCACTACCTGCGTCCCGCCCACCTCGCGCAGCTGCGGCGCATCATCGACGACCCCGAGGCGTCGGGCAACGACCGCTTCGTGGCGCTCGACCTGCTCAAGAACGTCAACATCTCCGCCGGCGGCGTGCTGCCGATGTGCCAGGACACCGGCACCGCGATCGTGATGGGCAAGAAGTCCGAGGGAGTGGTCACCGGCGTCGAGGACGGCGAGTGGATCAGCCGGGGCGTGTACGACGCCTACACCAAGCTCAACCTGCGCTACTCCCAGATGGCGCCGCTGACCACCTTCGAGGAGAAGAACACCGGCACCAACCTGCCCGCGCAGATCGAGATCTACTCGACCCCGACCAGCGGCGACCCGTCCTACAAGTTCCTGTTCATGGCCAAGGGCGGAGGGTCGGCGAACAAGTCCTTCCTCTACCAGGAGACCAAGGCCGTGCTGAACCCCGTGCGGCTGCTGGAGTTCCTCGACGAGAAGATCCGCTCGCTCGGCACGGCCGCGTGCCCGCCGTACCACCTGGCGGTCGTGATCGGCGGGACCTCGGCGGAGTTCGCTCTGAAGACGGCGAAGTACGCCTCGGCGCACTACCTCGACTCGCTGCCGAACTCCGGATCCCTTGCCGCGCACGGGTTCCGCGACGTCGAGCTGGAGGAGAAGGTCTTCGAGCTGACCCAGTCGTTCGGGATCGGCGCGCAGTTCGGGGGCAAGTACTTCTGCCACGACGTCCGGGTCGTCCGGCTGCCCCGGCACGGCGCCTCCTGCCCGGTGGCGATCGCCGTCTCGTGCTCCGCGGACCGGCAGGCGCTCGGGAAGATCACGGCCGAGGGCGTCTTCCTCGAGCAGCTCGAGACCGACCCGGCGCAGTACATGCCCGACGCCGGCCTGGCGCACGAGATCTCCGGCGGCGAGGTCGTCTCGATCGACCTCAACCGGCCGATGCCCGAGATCCTCGCCGAGCTGTCCAAGCATCCGGTCAAGACCCGGCTCTCGCTGACCGGTCCGCTCGTCGTCGCCCGTGACATCGCGCACGCCAAGATCAAGGAGCGGCTGGACGCCGGCGAGGAGATGCCGGCGTACCTCAAGGACCACCCGGTCTACTACGCCGGGCCCGCCAAGACGCCCGACGGGATGGCCTCCGGCTCCTTCGGCCCGACCACGGCCGGGCGGATGGACTCCTACGTGGGTCAGTTCCAGGCCGCCGGCGGGTCGATGGTGATGCTGGCGAAGGGCAACCGGTCCAAGCAGGTCACCGAGGCGTGTGCCGAGCACGGCGGCTTCTACCTCGGCTCGATCGGGGGGCCGGCCGCGCGGCTGGCCCAGGACTGCATCAGGTCGGTCGAGGTGCTGGAGTACCCCGAGCTCGGCATGGAGGCGATCTGGAGGATCGAGGTCGAGGACTTCCCCGCCTTCATCGTCGTCGACGACAAGGGCAACGACTTCTTCACCGACCCCGCAGGGTCGGTCACCGTCCCGCTGAGCTCACTGGCCCCTGCCGGCCTGCGGGTGCGCTCGGCGGAGTGA